Proteins encoded in a region of the Trichosurus vulpecula isolate mTriVul1 chromosome 9, mTriVul1.pri, whole genome shotgun sequence genome:
- the DMRTA1 gene encoding doublesex- and mab-3-related transcription factor A1 — protein MEAANGSSSDSSRPAFSSGLASPPPAAASSSLSMASGVAIPPAFLRPPSLFLRAAAVAAAGSGACTPAAGLERRVGALGCGGYPRTPKCARCRNHGVVSALKGHKRFCRWRDCACAKCTLIAERQRVMAAQVALRRQQAQEESEARGLQRLLYPGQVTGSRGTGGCAGSELSSASGGGVGAAEGLNLGAGGLGSRRAATFDIFHPDYQEDKRDSKVQKVGSYYSSLDSSIITSHQLSLLSPESIGANVDEEEKPSGSENSDKEENIQSPHPEEQSEGMESPRSLSSSDVESGNESEWAKDFAAARSSLPTVSSRPRDPLDILTKIFPSYKRSRLENILQYCKGDVVQAIEQILNGKEHKRDTVDLANSMGAELTALQRTNFSLAGLGIGTLGNKSAFSPLHSSSTPFGGDPNLYSLNPRLGISPLRLSYSSPGRALSGFMSPYLTSGLVPALPFQPAIDYSFSGMIRDASCFTSKGSVTSSGLYSRLNQENQ, from the exons ATGGAGGCTGCCAACGGAAGCAGCAGTGACTCTAGCAGACCGGCCTTTTCCTCAGGGCTGGCGTCTCCACCTCCTGCAGCAGCTTCCTCTTCGCTGTCCATGGCCTCTGGGGTAGCCATCCCTCCAGCCTTCCTCCGGCCTCCTAGCCTGTTCTTGcgggcagcagcagtggcagccgCCGGGAGTGGAGCTTGTACCCCCGCTGCGGGGCTAGAGAGGAGGGTTGGGGCCTTGGGCTGCGGAGGGTACCCGCGGACACCCAAGTGCGCCCGCTGCCGCAACCACGGGGTGGTGTCTGCACTCAAGGGCCACAAGCGTTTCTGTCGTTGGCGGGACTGTGCCTGCGCCAAGTGCACCCTCATCGCTGAGCGCCAGCGAGTGATGGCAGCGCAAGTTGCGCTCCGCAGGCAACAGGCTCAGGAGGAGAGCGAAGCCCGAGGGCTGCAGAGACTCCTCTACCCCGGGCAGGTCACTGGCAGTCGGGGAACTGGAGGCTGCGCTGGCTCGGAGCTTTCCTCAGCGtcggggggtggagtgggggctGCCGAAGGGCTAAACCTGGGCGCTGGGGGTCTAGGAAGTCGGCGGGCTGCTACCTTCGATATTTTCCACCCAGATTATCAGGAAGATAAAAGAG attCAAAGGTTCAGAAAGTTGGCTCATACTACAGTAGTCTAGATAGTTCAATAATCACCTCACATCAGCTTTCCTTGCTCTCTCCTGAGTCTATTGGTGCTAATGTAGATGAGGAAGAGAAGCCATCTGGATCAGaaaactcagacaaggaagagaACATTCAGTCCCCTCACCCTGAGGAACAGTCAGAAGGTATGGAGAGTCCTAGATCATTGTCGTCCTCTGATGTGGAATCAGGAAATGAAAGTGAATGGGCCAAAGACTTTGCTGCTGCTAGGTCCAGTCTTCCCACAGTTTCTTCCAGACCAAGAGACCCACTTGATATTCTTACTAAGATTTTCCCAAGTTACAAACGCAGCCGGCTAGAAAATATTCTGCAATATTGCAAAGGAGATGTAGTCCAAGCCATAGAACAAATCCTGAATGGAAAAGAACACAAACGAGATACTGTAGACCTTGCAAACTCAATGGGAGCTGAATTGACAGCTTTGCAAAGAACTAATTTTAGCCTAGCTGGGCTAGGTATAGGAACACTAGGGAATAAATCAGCCTTTTCTCCTTTGCACAGTAGTTCTACTCCATTTGGTGGCGATCCAAATCTCTACAGTCTAAATCCTAGGCTAGGTATCAGTCCATTACGCCTATCATATTCCTCTCCAGGAAGAGCACTGTCTGGTTTTATGTCACCCTACCTAACATCTGGGCTGGTTCCAGCTTTGCCTTTCCAGCCGGCTATAGACTACTCATTTTCAGGAATGATCAGGGATGCCTCTTGCTTTACCAGCAAGGGCTCAGTGACCAGTAGTGGACTCTATTCCAGATTAAATCAGGaaaatcagtaa